A region of Vitis riparia cultivar Riparia Gloire de Montpellier isolate 1030 chromosome 12, EGFV_Vit.rip_1.0, whole genome shotgun sequence DNA encodes the following proteins:
- the LOC117926059 gene encoding uncharacterized protein LOC117926059, translating into MSVEILNGATIAGFVEDEEAFNSWVHDRFAALDEDQEGVLSYEEMLKELQCLRVFETDFGIDVKTDPDEVAGVYCFLFSQFDRDSNGVLDFEEFKTATKRMMLAVADGLGLLPLQMILEEGSLLKKAVEWESTKLVP; encoded by the coding sequence ATGAGTGTAGAAATTCTGAATGGTGCCACCATTGCTGGCTttgttgaagatgaagaagcaTTCAACAGTTGGGTACATGACCGCTTTGCCGCTCTTGACGAAGACCAAGAGGGTGTGCTTTCCTACGAGGAGATGTTGAAAGAACTGCAGTGTCTTAGGGTTTTTGAGACCGACTTTGGGATTGATGTGAAGACAGACCCAGATGAAGTTGCTGGAGTCTACTGCTTTCTGTTCTCGCAGTTTGATCGTGACTCAAATGGGGTGTTGGATTTTGAGGAGTTCAAGACTGCGACCAAGAGAATGATGCTGGCCGTGGCTGATGGGTTAGGGCTCTTGCCTTTGCAGATGATTCTAGAAGAGGGCAGTTTGTTGAAGAAAGCTGTTGAATGGGAATCCACCAAACTGGTGCCCTAA